The Chloroflexota bacterium genome includes the window GCCAGTATCCAGGCCGCCTTCGAGAATATCGTCCAGCCGCCCGGCAATCGAATCGGGCAGTTTGTCTTTGACATAATCCAACACGACCATAACCGCTTTCTCAGCAAGTTCTTCCGAAATTCCAGTTTTCTCAACTACTAAC containing:
- a CDS encoding DUF2267 domain-containing protein translates to LVVEKTGISEELAEKAVMVVLDYVKDKLPDSIAGRLDDILEGGLDTGDLLKGLGGLFGG